Proteins encoded together in one Pseudomonas sp. Seg1 window:
- a CDS encoding DUF1656 domain-containing protein — translation MPIDFEIGGVYLPPIAQALLLAIPIFMLLDWGLRRLGVLRLVWHEALFEGALYACVCATLLLLMGA, via the coding sequence TTGCCCATTGATTTCGAGATTGGCGGCGTTTATCTGCCACCCATTGCTCAGGCCCTGTTGCTGGCCATACCGATATTCATGCTGCTTGACTGGGGCTTGCGCCGCTTGGGCGTATTGCGTCTGGTCTGGCATGAGGCGCTGTTCGAAGGGGCACTGTATGCCTGCGTCTGTGCCACGCTGCTTTTGCTGATGGGAGCCTGA
- a CDS encoding hybrid sensor histidine kinase/response regulator, with protein MLSNIQAKLLIVDDLPENLLALEALIKREDRTVYKALSADEALSLLLQHEFAMAILDVQMPGMNGFELAELMRGTEKTKNIPIIFVSAAGRELNYAFKGYESGAVDFLHKPLDIHAVKSKVNVFVDLYRQSKAMKQQVEALEQARREQEALLQQLQRTQSELEQAVRMRDDFMSIVAHEVRTPLNGLILETQLRKMHLARDNAAAFTLDKMHAMVDRDERQIKSLIRLIEDMLDVSRIRTGKLSIRPNRFDLVQLVSNLLQNFAQQIEVAETTVTFEAESPVEGCWDEFRIEQVISNLLTNALRYGGRSPIQVRVYRQGNQARVEVQDHGIGISEENQKRIFQQFERVSAKTVVAGLGLGLFISEQIVAAHGGSIVVESQINEGALFRVCLPIEENGKSDATSE; from the coding sequence ATGCTGAGTAATATCCAGGCAAAACTGCTGATCGTCGACGATCTGCCCGAGAACCTGCTGGCGCTCGAAGCGCTGATCAAACGCGAAGACCGCACCGTCTACAAGGCGCTGTCGGCGGACGAAGCACTGTCGCTGCTGCTGCAACACGAATTCGCCATGGCCATTCTTGACGTGCAGATGCCCGGCATGAACGGCTTCGAACTGGCGGAGTTGATGCGCGGTACCGAAAAAACCAAGAACATCCCGATCATTTTTGTCAGCGCTGCCGGCCGTGAACTGAACTACGCGTTCAAGGGCTACGAGAGCGGGGCGGTGGACTTTCTGCACAAACCGCTGGATATCCATGCGGTCAAGAGCAAGGTCAACGTCTTCGTTGATCTGTATCGCCAGAGCAAGGCCATGAAGCAACAGGTCGAAGCGCTGGAGCAGGCGCGCCGCGAGCAGGAAGCGCTGCTGCAGCAGTTGCAGAGGACGCAGTCGGAACTCGAGCAGGCAGTGCGGATGCGCGATGACTTCATGTCAATCGTCGCTCACGAAGTGCGCACGCCGCTCAATGGCCTGATACTCGAAACGCAATTGCGCAAGATGCACCTGGCGCGGGACAACGCCGCTGCGTTTACCCTGGACAAGATGCACGCCATGGTTGATCGCGACGAGCGCCAGATCAAAAGCCTGATCCGCCTGATCGAAGATATGCTCGACGTCTCGCGGATTCGCACCGGCAAGCTGTCGATCCGGCCGAACCGTTTTGATCTGGTGCAGTTGGTCAGTAACCTGCTGCAAAACTTCGCGCAGCAGATCGAAGTGGCGGAAACCACCGTCACGTTCGAAGCCGAGAGTCCGGTGGAGGGTTGCTGGGATGAATTCCGCATCGAACAGGTGATCTCCAACCTGCTGACCAACGCCCTGCGTTACGGCGGCAGAAGCCCGATTCAAGTCCGCGTCTACCGTCAGGGCAATCAGGCGCGGGTCGAGGTTCAGGATCATGGCATCGGCATCAGCGAAGAGAACCAGAAACGCATTTTTCAACAATTCGAACGGGTTTCCGCCAAGACGGTAGTCGCCGGGCTCGGGTTGGGTCTGTTCATTTCCGAGCAGATCGTCGCCGCCCATGGCGGTTCTATCGTCGTCGAGAGTCAAATCAACGAGGGCGCCCTGTTTCGCGTTTGTCTGCCGATCGAGGAAAACGGCAAATCCGACGCAACCTCTGAGTGA
- a CDS encoding tetratricopeptide repeat protein yields MPQSRRYLLISLGLVLIVVVAWLSLRSTTPVIPDAIKHGYSEALGAARTGQPGAARQLYQQLGRPDLSVKRRVWLHGELPNYPSPLALKLADADLQNEAPEVRLAAIKSVVGLVPGGQRSLLLGPMLEDEDQTVRFAAINALLGLSPDELGLYFGPLQQAIDGWEQALKDQPESAATYAQLARLYIHNAELKQAQQALDNTLRLEPGNLQALVMQIDVLDRQGQNDAARQLLAQQLKAQPDSAYLQHALGLWLLHHGQREYALLGLSKAVELEPDNKDYRYDLATTLHSAEELEAAQKQLQEIVQRHPADRKARVLLINYWKESGQLQNVQILLAQLEQLNPDDPALQQGL; encoded by the coding sequence ATGCCTCAGTCTCGCCGCTATCTGCTTATCAGCCTTGGTCTTGTGCTTATTGTCGTCGTGGCATGGCTGTCTCTGCGCAGTACCACACCGGTCATTCCCGACGCGATAAAGCATGGCTACAGCGAAGCGCTGGGCGCCGCGCGGACCGGGCAGCCCGGTGCCGCGCGGCAGTTGTATCAACAGCTGGGGCGTCCGGACCTGTCGGTCAAGCGCCGCGTCTGGCTTCACGGCGAGCTGCCGAATTACCCAAGTCCGCTGGCGTTGAAACTCGCCGACGCCGACCTGCAGAACGAAGCGCCCGAAGTGCGGCTGGCAGCGATCAAAAGTGTGGTGGGGCTGGTGCCGGGCGGACAACGCAGCCTGCTGTTGGGGCCGATGCTCGAAGATGAGGATCAGACCGTTCGTTTTGCGGCAATCAACGCCCTGCTCGGCTTGAGCCCGGACGAGCTGGGGCTGTATTTCGGACCGCTGCAACAAGCGATCGATGGCTGGGAGCAAGCACTTAAGGACCAACCGGAAAGCGCCGCGACTTACGCCCAACTGGCGCGTCTTTATATCCACAACGCCGAGTTGAAACAGGCGCAGCAGGCACTGGACAACACACTGCGCCTGGAACCGGGCAACTTGCAGGCGCTGGTGATGCAGATCGATGTGCTCGACCGCCAGGGCCAGAATGATGCGGCCCGGCAGTTGCTCGCCCAACAGCTTAAAGCCCAACCTGACTCGGCGTATCTGCAACATGCCCTCGGCCTGTGGCTGTTGCACCACGGCCAGCGTGAGTACGCCCTGCTCGGCTTGTCCAAAGCGGTCGAACTGGAGCCTGACAACAAGGATTACCGCTACGACCTCGCCACCACTCTGCACAGTGCAGAGGAACTCGAGGCGGCGCAGAAGCAACTGCAGGAAATCGTCCAGCGCCACCCGGCCGATCGCAAGGCGCGGGTGTTGCTGATCAACTATTGGAAAGAAAGCGGTCAGTTGCAGAACGTGCAGATTCTGCTGGCTCAGCTGGAGCAGTTGAATCCGGATGATCCGGCGTTGCAGCAGGGTCTCTGA
- a CDS encoding efflux transporter outer membrane subunit — protein MSLKVFLPSLLVLALSACAVGPDYKTPATEAANITTATDGAAGQKNFDRSKFEGIWWQQFDDPTLNQLVTQSLQGNRELRVAFARWKAARAIRDDVSNDAMPTITSRASSDLAKGQIPGQTTKRVNSERYDLGLDMAWELDLFGRIQRNLEASDADQQAAEADLYQLQVTMIAELVDAYGQLRGAQLREKIAVANLSNQQESRKITISLRDAGVGDQLDVERADARLASVEASVPQLQAEQVRQKNRIATLLGERPDKLTVDLSPKELPAIAKALPIGNPGELLQRRPDILSAERKLASATARIGVAKADLFPRVSLSGFLGWTAGRGSQIGSSAANAWALGPSITWAAFDLGSVRARLRGADADAEGALATYEQQVLLALEESENAFSDYGKRQQRLISLIRQSESSRKAADLAEIRYREGTTDFLVLLDAQRERLNAEDSQAQAEVDLYRGIVAIYKALGGGWQPETVASK, from the coding sequence ATGAGTCTGAAAGTCTTCCTGCCGAGTCTGCTGGTGCTGGCCCTCAGCGCCTGCGCCGTCGGCCCCGACTACAAGACCCCAGCCACGGAGGCGGCCAACATCACGACCGCCACCGACGGCGCCGCCGGGCAAAAGAACTTCGACCGTTCGAAATTCGAAGGCATCTGGTGGCAGCAGTTTGACGATCCGACCCTCAACCAGTTGGTGACTCAGTCACTGCAAGGCAACCGTGAACTGCGCGTGGCGTTCGCTCGCTGGAAAGCCGCCCGGGCGATCCGCGACGACGTCAGCAACGATGCGATGCCGACCATCACCAGCCGCGCCAGCAGCGATCTGGCCAAGGGGCAAATCCCTGGCCAGACCACCAAACGGGTCAATAGCGAGCGCTATGACCTCGGTCTGGACATGGCCTGGGAACTGGACTTGTTCGGTCGCATCCAGCGCAATCTGGAAGCCAGCGACGCCGACCAGCAAGCGGCCGAAGCCGATCTGTACCAACTGCAAGTCACCATGATTGCCGAACTGGTCGACGCTTATGGCCAACTGCGCGGCGCGCAACTACGCGAAAAAATCGCCGTGGCCAACCTGAGCAACCAGCAGGAGTCGCGCAAGATCACCATCAGCCTGCGTGATGCCGGCGTTGGCGATCAGCTCGATGTCGAACGTGCCGATGCGCGTCTGGCCTCAGTCGAAGCCAGCGTGCCGCAGTTGCAGGCGGAACAGGTCCGACAGAAAAACCGCATCGCCACCCTCTTGGGGGAGCGTCCGGACAAACTGACCGTCGACCTGAGTCCAAAGGAGCTACCAGCAATCGCCAAGGCCTTGCCAATCGGTAACCCGGGCGAACTGCTGCAACGTCGTCCGGACATCCTCAGCGCTGAACGCAAACTGGCTTCCGCCACGGCGCGCATCGGTGTGGCCAAGGCCGATCTGTTCCCACGGGTCAGCCTCAGCGGTTTCCTCGGCTGGACGGCCGGACGCGGTTCGCAGATCGGTTCCTCGGCGGCCAACGCATGGGCGCTCGGCCCGAGCATTACCTGGGCAGCGTTCGACCTTGGCAGCGTCCGTGCCCGTTTACGCGGCGCCGATGCCGATGCCGAAGGCGCACTGGCGACCTATGAGCAACAAGTGCTGCTGGCCCTGGAAGAATCGGAAAACGCCTTCAGCGACTACGGCAAACGTCAGCAACGGCTGATCTCGCTGATCCGCCAGAGCGAATCGAGCCGCAAGGCTGCCGATCTGGCAGAGATTCGCTATCGCGAAGGCACCACTGACTTCCTCGTGCTGCTCGATGCACAGCGTGAGCGTCTGAATGCCGAAGACAGCCAGGCCCAGGCCGAAGTCGATCTGTATCGCGGCATTGTCGCGATCTACAAGGCCCTTGGCGGTGGCTGGCAACCAGAGACCGTCGCCAGCAAGTAA
- a CDS encoding FUSC family protein, translating to MQALLNYFKVVIHPGQAVLLFALRTIAAGLLTLYLAFLFDLDQPKWSIMAVVIVSQPLAGMALARSFGQVIGTTLGAAVAVLIMAIFPQAPLPFITTLALWLALCTAGGTLLRYTSSQAFVLSGYTAVVVALLAIPDQDGTFLLAVTRVTETLLAVACVCVVSLLTARPEAVAKGYFAKVDQVIKLVASHSAAVIRTQESEADFQRRQMQLLGEISALEGLRRHLYFDAPRLRSANNLVLLLGNQLMLLTSRLTALRHQRELLTERWEGDLPPDVQRLRADELALLDQLAEQGRSLPAEKRHHFITLQQQFEALAYEAEQLTEDMSATLRSLAWALRWEQARLLQQLEQILELSDAIQEGREASCLYRGQASPLHLDFTLASMNAIRAFTALLVAGLIWIETAWDGARGGMILVGILCSLMATFPRPLMAAQSYARGLGLALMVSALYQFMLVPAISDFEWLALLLAPLLYVIAVGLASPATAGIGMGLGLSSFLMLGPQNVGTGQNTAIQWFEFAGAYVSAAMLALIVYAWIFPFRPVWRLRRLYNEAREQVYELTKKPATDEQQFAFESRMVDRLTSMLGLLPAANDRAMQQLYEISLASVALGVAMHQLRQQAQNNALLTDVFSQRLSSALRKTGRFVAGRQDAQLTPLLSTLHALGDELDDLHVASHEHLWSVFRMRVALLIVVSFLQRHGEYLQRNAPEGEPALAH from the coding sequence ATGCAAGCCCTGTTGAATTATTTCAAGGTGGTGATCCATCCCGGTCAGGCCGTCCTGCTGTTTGCCCTGCGCACCATCGCGGCCGGGTTGCTGACCCTGTATCTGGCGTTCCTGTTCGATCTCGATCAGCCGAAGTGGTCGATCATGGCCGTGGTCATTGTCAGTCAGCCGCTGGCCGGCATGGCGCTGGCACGCAGTTTTGGCCAGGTGATCGGCACCACGCTCGGTGCAGCGGTAGCGGTCTTGATCATGGCCATCTTTCCGCAGGCGCCGCTGCCGTTCATCACGACGCTGGCCCTGTGGCTGGCGCTCTGTACGGCGGGCGGCACATTGCTGCGCTACACCAGTTCCCAGGCGTTTGTGCTCAGTGGTTACACCGCCGTGGTGGTGGCACTACTGGCCATTCCCGATCAGGACGGCACTTTTCTGCTGGCTGTCACCCGCGTCACCGAAACGTTGCTGGCCGTGGCCTGTGTCTGCGTGGTCAGCCTGCTCACGGCGCGTCCGGAAGCCGTCGCCAAAGGCTATTTCGCCAAGGTCGATCAGGTGATCAAACTGGTCGCCAGCCATTCCGCTGCGGTCATCCGCACACAAGAGAGCGAAGCCGACTTTCAACGTCGGCAAATGCAATTGCTTGGTGAAATCAGTGCCCTCGAAGGGCTGCGCCGTCACCTGTATTTCGATGCGCCACGGTTGCGCAGCGCCAATAACCTGGTGCTGTTACTGGGTAATCAGTTGATGCTTTTGACTTCGCGCCTGACCGCGCTGAGGCATCAACGCGAACTGCTGACCGAGCGCTGGGAGGGCGATTTGCCGCCCGACGTCCAGCGCCTGCGTGCCGATGAGCTGGCGCTTCTCGACCAGTTGGCGGAGCAGGGCCGCTCGCTCCCCGCCGAGAAACGGCATCACTTCATTACGCTGCAACAGCAGTTCGAAGCCTTGGCTTATGAGGCCGAACAGTTGACCGAAGACATGAGCGCCACCCTGCGCTCACTCGCGTGGGCATTGCGCTGGGAGCAGGCGCGTCTGTTACAGCAACTGGAACAGATCCTGGAACTGAGCGATGCCATTCAGGAGGGGCGCGAAGCCAGTTGCCTTTATCGCGGTCAGGCCAGCCCCTTGCATCTGGATTTCACTCTCGCTTCGATGAACGCCATTCGCGCCTTTACCGCGCTGCTGGTTGCCGGGTTGATCTGGATCGAAACCGCCTGGGACGGCGCACGGGGCGGGATGATTCTGGTGGGGATTCTCTGTTCGCTCATGGCGACGTTTCCGCGTCCGTTGATGGCGGCGCAAAGTTATGCCCGAGGGTTGGGATTGGCGCTGATGGTATCGGCGCTTTATCAATTCATGCTGGTGCCGGCGATCAGTGACTTTGAGTGGCTGGCGTTGTTGCTGGCACCGCTGCTTTATGTGATCGCGGTCGGTCTGGCGAGCCCGGCGACGGCGGGAATCGGCATGGGGTTGGGGCTGTCGAGTTTCCTCATGCTGGGCCCGCAGAATGTCGGCACCGGGCAGAACACGGCGATCCAATGGTTCGAATTTGCTGGAGCCTATGTCAGCGCGGCAATGCTCGCCCTGATCGTCTACGCGTGGATTTTTCCGTTCCGCCCGGTCTGGCGCCTTCGTCGCTTGTACAACGAAGCGCGTGAACAGGTGTATGAGCTGACTAAAAAACCAGCCACCGATGAGCAGCAATTCGCCTTCGAAAGCCGCATGGTCGATCGCTTGACCAGCATGCTTGGCTTGCTGCCGGCGGCGAATGACCGCGCCATGCAGCAACTTTACGAAATCAGCCTGGCCAGCGTGGCGCTGGGTGTGGCGATGCATCAGCTCAGGCAGCAGGCGCAGAACAATGCATTGCTCACCGACGTGTTCAGTCAGCGCTTGTCCTCGGCCTTGCGCAAGACCGGGCGCTTTGTCGCCGGGCGACAGGATGCGCAACTGACGCCGTTGCTGTCCACGCTGCATGCACTGGGCGATGAGCTGGATGATCTGCACGTCGCCAGTCATGAACATCTTTGGTCGGTGTTCCGCATGCGCGTGGCGTTGCTGATCGTTGTGTCATTTCTGCAGCGCCACGGCGAGTACCTGCAACGTAATGCCCCGGAAGGAGAACCGGCCCTTGCCCATTGA
- a CDS encoding ATP-binding protein, which translates to MTVSVPLAERALILAPMGRDSQIALMILNEAGYGGLITPDLATLCAQLEPGAGLLLIAAEALRGPELEALFLHLEQQPAWSDLPIVVLTHHGGQEQGPSSRLSDLLGNVTFLERPFHPATLISLVSAALRGRRRQYEARDRLIDLSESERRLQSTLETLEQQVEERTAQLRHNEEALRQSQKMEAVGQLTGGIAHDFNNMLTGIIGSLELLRRRLARGRTEDLDSLIDLGVTSANRAAGLTHRLLAFSRRQSLDSKAVQMNTLVLSMGELLQRSLNESIQLDMRLDEKLWVAEADPNQLESALLNLVINARDAMPEGGRLVVETSNQVLDRDFTEAYPNLEPGDYVMLSVTDNGSGMPQSVISRAFDPFFTTKPIGQGTGLGLSMIYGFSKQSRGHVSIDSEIDQGTTVKLYLPRFRGEELEQPTSNCEQAPQAIHGETVLIVEDDPAVRLLVSSVLSELGYAFVEAGDADGAVPILNSAQRIDLLISDVGLPGMNGRQLAEIGRQYRPGLKVLFITGYAEHAAVRGGFLDSGMQMITKPFTFDLLTAKVREMIRG; encoded by the coding sequence GTGACCGTTTCTGTACCGCTGGCCGAGCGCGCGCTGATTCTGGCGCCGATGGGTCGCGACAGCCAGATTGCGCTGATGATTCTCAACGAGGCGGGTTACGGCGGCCTGATTACCCCGGACCTTGCCACGCTGTGTGCGCAGCTGGAGCCCGGCGCCGGGCTGTTGCTGATCGCCGCCGAAGCGTTGCGCGGCCCGGAGCTGGAGGCGTTGTTCCTGCACCTGGAACAACAGCCGGCGTGGTCGGACCTGCCGATTGTTGTGCTCACTCATCATGGCGGACAGGAACAAGGGCCGTCCTCGCGCCTCAGCGATCTGTTGGGCAATGTCACGTTTCTTGAGCGCCCGTTTCATCCGGCGACCCTGATCAGTCTGGTGTCCGCTGCCCTGCGCGGTCGACGACGACAGTACGAAGCCCGCGATCGCCTGATCGACCTGAGCGAAAGCGAACGACGCCTGCAATCAACGCTGGAAACCCTCGAGCAGCAGGTCGAAGAGCGCACCGCACAGTTACGGCACAACGAAGAAGCGTTGCGTCAGTCGCAGAAAATGGAAGCGGTCGGCCAGCTCACCGGCGGCATCGCCCACGACTTCAACAACATGCTCACCGGCATCATCGGTAGCCTTGAACTGCTGCGCCGGCGTCTGGCCCGAGGACGCACTGAAGACCTCGACAGCCTGATCGATCTGGGCGTGACCTCGGCTAACCGCGCCGCCGGCCTGACTCATCGTCTGCTGGCGTTTTCCCGGCGGCAGTCGCTCGATTCCAAAGCCGTGCAGATGAATACCCTGGTGCTGTCGATGGGCGAGCTGTTGCAGCGCAGCCTCAACGAAAGCATTCAACTGGACATGCGTCTGGACGAAAAACTCTGGGTCGCCGAGGCGGATCCCAACCAACTGGAAAGTGCCCTGCTCAACCTGGTGATCAACGCCCGAGACGCCATGCCCGAGGGCGGCCGTTTGGTGGTGGAGACCAGTAATCAGGTGCTAGACCGTGACTTCACCGAGGCTTACCCCAACCTCGAGCCCGGTGATTATGTGATGTTGAGTGTCACCGACAACGGCAGCGGCATGCCGCAAAGTGTGATCAGCCGAGCGTTCGATCCGTTTTTCACCACCAAACCAATCGGCCAGGGCACCGGGCTGGGCCTGTCGATGATCTACGGCTTCAGTAAACAGTCGCGCGGCCACGTGTCGATTGACAGCGAGATCGATCAAGGCACGACGGTCAAACTCTATCTGCCGCGTTTCCGTGGCGAAGAACTGGAGCAACCGACCAGCAATTGCGAGCAAGCCCCGCAAGCCATCCATGGCGAAACCGTACTGATCGTCGAAGACGATCCGGCCGTGCGCTTGCTGGTCAGTTCGGTGCTGAGTGAATTGGGTTATGCGTTTGTCGAGGCCGGAGATGCCGATGGCGCCGTGCCGATTCTCAACTCGGCGCAGCGCATTGATCTGCTGATCAGCGACGTCGGCTTGCCGGGCATGAACGGTCGGCAACTCGCGGAGATCGGTCGGCAATACCGGCCTGGCTTGAAGGTGTTGTTCATCACAGGGTATGCCGAACATGCGGCGGTGCGTGGCGGCTTCCTCGACTCGGGGATGCAGATGATCACCAAACCGTTCACCTTCGATCTACTCACCGCCAAGGTGCGGGAGATGATCCGCGGCTGA
- a CDS encoding response regulator, producing MSVDAQDVVLVVEDEPVILMILTDYLSGQGYRVLQAENGEQAFEILASKPHLDMLITDFRLPGGISGVQIAEPAVKLRPDLKVIFISGYPQEIRETGSPITRKAPILEKPFDLDVLQEKIQELLA from the coding sequence ATGAGCGTAGATGCACAAGATGTAGTACTCGTCGTCGAGGACGAACCGGTTATCTTGATGATCCTGACGGACTATCTGTCAGGCCAGGGCTATCGTGTGCTGCAGGCCGAAAACGGCGAGCAGGCATTCGAAATTCTCGCGAGCAAGCCACATCTGGACATGTTGATCACCGACTTCCGTTTGCCCGGCGGCATCTCTGGCGTACAGATCGCCGAACCTGCCGTGAAGCTGCGACCGGATCTCAAGGTGATATTCATCAGCGGTTACCCGCAGGAAATCCGCGAAACCGGCAGCCCGATCACGCGCAAGGCGCCGATTCTGGAAAAGCCGTTCGACCTGGACGTGTTGCAGGAAAAGATTCAAGAACTGTTGGCCTGA
- a CDS encoding HlyD family secretion protein has translation MKVLLARSMTLAVVALAIVLGWFAWEHYTRAPWTRDARVRADVVTLSADVSGRIVSLAVQDNQHVDKGQLLMEIDPARYRLAVEHSRRSVEVAKATLGQSQAAIVASEALLKQRQSEERRRRTLKQGFAISGEEWEKSSTDVAVAQADQLRNQANLGLAEANVQLAIAALTQAELDLQRTRVESPVSGYVTNLLTREGDYAVAGGALLALVDSDSFYVSGYFEETKLPRIEEGDRVRIQLMSGETFGGRVQSIAFAIADRENAPGSRLLANINPSYTWVKLAQRVPVRIDIDSDYAGKNRLRAGTTATVTILE, from the coding sequence TTGAAAGTGTTACTCGCTCGATCAATGACGTTGGCCGTGGTGGCACTGGCCATCGTGCTCGGCTGGTTTGCCTGGGAGCATTACACCCGTGCGCCATGGACCCGGGATGCCCGGGTGAGGGCGGACGTGGTGACGCTGTCGGCCGACGTTTCCGGACGTATCGTCAGCCTGGCTGTGCAAGACAACCAGCACGTTGACAAGGGGCAACTGCTGATGGAGATCGATCCGGCACGCTACCGGTTGGCGGTAGAACACTCGCGGCGCTCGGTTGAAGTGGCAAAAGCAACTCTGGGGCAGTCGCAAGCGGCCATCGTCGCCAGTGAAGCACTGCTCAAACAGCGTCAAAGCGAAGAGCGCCGGCGCCGTACGCTCAAGCAGGGTTTCGCGATCTCCGGAGAAGAGTGGGAAAAATCCAGTACCGATGTGGCTGTGGCTCAGGCTGATCAGTTGCGTAATCAGGCCAATCTCGGACTGGCGGAGGCGAATGTGCAATTGGCGATTGCGGCACTGACTCAGGCCGAACTGGATTTGCAGCGTACCCGTGTCGAGTCGCCGGTCAGCGGCTATGTCACCAATCTGCTGACCCGCGAGGGCGATTACGCAGTCGCTGGCGGCGCACTGTTGGCATTGGTAGACAGCGACTCGTTCTACGTCAGCGGGTACTTCGAGGAAACCAAATTGCCACGGATCGAGGAGGGCGACCGAGTGCGGATTCAGTTGATGAGCGGGGAAACCTTCGGCGGTCGCGTGCAAAGCATTGCCTTCGCCATTGCGGACAGGGAAAACGCCCCGGGCAGTCGTCTGCTGGCGAATATCAACCCGAGTTACACCTGGGTGAAACTGGCACAACGGGTACCGGTGCGGATCGACATCGATAGCGACTATGCCGGCAAGAACCGCTTGCGCGCCGGCACGACCGCCACCGTCACTATCCTTGAATAA
- a CDS encoding ATPase domain-containing protein, producing the protein MSTSNELISAKAATGIVGLDDILAGGLSRGHVFLLEGEPGTGKTTAALHFLLAGAKAGERSLYITLSETERELRQGALSHGWELDDNIKIFELTPPESLLNAEHQQSLLYSSDLELGEATKQIFEAVERFKPTRVVLDSLSEIRLLAQSSLRYRRQILAIKHYFVRYNATVLLLDDLTTESLDKTVHSVAHGVIRLEELTPNYGAERRRVRVVKYRGQKYRGGYHDFTIMGDGVHVFPRLVAAEHRGDYPRLQLTSGIKELDSLLGGGIETGSSTLILGPAGTGKSLISMIFAAAAVARGEKAALFIFDEELELLFERMRNIGIDLKALRATGNLLIEQVDAAELSPGEFSHRVRRCVDDGEIKTVVIDSINGYQAAMPEENALVLHMHELLLYLNRKGAATFMTVAQHGLVGDMQAPVDITYLADTVILLRYFEAIGKVRRAISIIKKRTGSHESTIREYRISKQGMTIGEPLEAFQGVLRGVPTYLGASKPLLQEGSS; encoded by the coding sequence TTGTCTACATCTAACGAGTTGATCAGTGCGAAAGCCGCTACCGGCATTGTGGGTCTGGATGACATCCTGGCCGGTGGCTTGTCTCGCGGTCATGTTTTCTTGCTGGAGGGCGAACCCGGAACCGGCAAAACCACGGCCGCTTTGCATTTTCTTCTGGCCGGCGCGAAGGCCGGCGAGCGCTCGTTGTACATCACGCTATCGGAAACCGAGCGTGAACTGCGCCAAGGCGCGCTGTCCCATGGCTGGGAGCTTGACGACAACATCAAGATCTTCGAACTGACGCCGCCGGAGAGCCTGCTCAATGCCGAGCATCAGCAGAGCCTGCTGTACTCCTCCGACCTCGAACTGGGCGAAGCCACCAAGCAGATATTCGAAGCGGTCGAACGCTTCAAGCCAACCCGGGTGGTGCTCGACAGCCTGTCGGAGATCCGCCTGCTCGCGCAAAGCTCCTTGCGTTATCGTCGGCAGATCCTCGCCATCAAGCATTACTTCGTGCGCTATAACGCCACGGTTCTGCTGCTCGATGACCTGACCACCGAATCCCTCGATAAAACCGTGCACAGTGTTGCCCACGGGGTGATTCGGCTTGAAGAACTCACACCCAACTACGGCGCCGAGCGTCGACGCGTGCGGGTGGTCAAGTACCGTGGGCAAAAGTACCGCGGCGGGTATCACGACTTCACCATCATGGGCGATGGTGTCCATGTCTTTCCACGGCTGGTGGCCGCGGAACATCGCGGCGATTACCCGCGTTTGCAATTGACTAGCGGCATCAAGGAGTTGGACTCGCTGCTGGGCGGTGGGATCGAAACCGGCTCCAGCACGCTGATTCTCGGCCCTGCCGGTACCGGTAAATCGCTGATCTCGATGATCTTCGCCGCCGCCGCAGTGGCACGCGGCGAAAAAGCCGCCCTGTTCATCTTCGACGAAGAACTGGAACTGCTCTTCGAACGGATGAGAAACATCGGCATCGACCTCAAGGCCCTGCGCGCCACCGGCAATCTGCTGATCGAGCAAGTGGACGCCGCCGAGCTTTCACCGGGCGAGTTTTCCCACCGAGTGCGCCGCTGCGTCGATGACGGCGAGATCAAAACTGTGGTCATCGACAGCATCAATGGCTATCAGGCCGCGATGCCGGAAGAAAACGCCCTCGTGCTGCACATGCACGAACTGTTGCTGTACCTGAACCGCAAAGGCGCAGCCACCTTCATGACGGTGGCCCAGCACGGTCTGGTCGGCGACATGCAAGCGCCGGTCGATATCACTTACTTGGCTGACACGGTGATTCTGTTGCGTTACTTCGAAGCCATCGGCAAGGTCCGCCGCGCCATTTCCATCATCAAGAAACGCACCGGCAGCCACGAATCGACCATTCGCGAATACCGTATCTCGAAGCAAGGCATGACCATCGGCGAGCCGCTGGAAGCCTTTCAGGGTGTGCTTCGTGGCGTACCGACCTATCTCGGCGCGAGCAAACCGCTGTTGCAGGAAGGGAGCTCGTGA